Proteins co-encoded in one Jeotgalibacillus malaysiensis genomic window:
- a CDS encoding NUDIX hydrolase, translating into MQRITNCVYIKDNQALLLQKPRRDWWVAPGGKMEPGESIRDACIREYREETGIYVKNPEIKGIFTFIIKEGNEVISEWMMFTFLATEGDGLILDESPEGILQWQPVEAIQSLDMAEGDRHILEYVIHGQGVIYGTFTYTKDFELLSYRLDPS; encoded by the coding sequence GTGCAGAGGATAACGAATTGTGTATATATAAAAGATAATCAGGCGCTGCTTCTCCAAAAGCCGAGAAGAGACTGGTGGGTTGCACCGGGCGGTAAAATGGAGCCGGGTGAATCAATCAGGGATGCCTGTATTAGAGAATATCGTGAAGAAACAGGGATTTATGTGAAAAATCCTGAGATTAAAGGGATTTTTACTTTCATTATAAAAGAAGGAAATGAAGTCATTTCTGAGTGGATGATGTTTACGTTTCTTGCAACTGAGGGTGATGGATTGATCCTTGATGAGTCGCCGGAAGGAATTCTGCAGTGGCAGCCGGTTGAAGCGATTCAGTCGCTTGATATGGCTGAAGGTGACCGCCATATTCTTGAGTATGTGATTCATGGACAGGGTGTCATCTATGGCACCTTCACCTATACAAAAGATTTTGAACTGTTATCTTACCGTCTGGATCCAAGCTGA
- a CDS encoding glmZ(sRNA)-inactivating NTPase → MSTDMELVIITGMSGAGKTVAIQSFEDLGFFCVDNLPPTLLPKFLELMKESGDKMNRVAVVMDLRGREFFDSLFQALDQFDDEETLKPRILFLEADDQALVRRYKETRRSHPLAPAGLPMEGIKQERLLLSELKGRAQTIYNTSNLKPRELREKILQEFSVNKQSLFTVNVMSFGFKHGLPIDADLVFDVRFLPNPHYIDHMRPQTGLDEEVSEYVMKWNETKKFLEKTIDLLQFMLPHYKREGKSQLVIAIGCTGGQHRSVALTEEIARAFAKDYHTQITHRDIHKKQGAPKK, encoded by the coding sequence ATGTCAACAGATATGGAATTAGTTATTATAACGGGAATGTCGGGAGCGGGGAAAACAGTTGCGATTCAAAGCTTTGAAGACCTTGGTTTTTTCTGTGTAGATAATCTGCCTCCGACGCTTTTGCCGAAGTTTCTTGAACTGATGAAGGAATCAGGGGATAAGATGAACCGTGTAGCAGTCGTTATGGATTTAAGAGGAAGAGAGTTCTTTGATTCTCTTTTTCAGGCGCTTGATCAGTTTGATGATGAAGAAACGCTGAAGCCGCGCATTCTGTTTTTAGAAGCAGATGATCAGGCACTTGTGAGACGTTATAAAGAAACAAGGCGTTCCCACCCGCTTGCGCCTGCCGGGTTGCCGATGGAAGGCATTAAGCAGGAGAGACTGCTGCTGTCTGAATTAAAGGGACGCGCACAGACAATTTATAATACATCTAATTTAAAACCGAGAGAGCTGCGTGAGAAAATTCTTCAGGAGTTTTCAGTGAATAAGCAGTCTTTATTTACCGTAAATGTGATGTCGTTTGGATTCAAGCATGGGCTGCCGATTGATGCAGATCTTGTATTTGATGTAAGGTTCCTGCCGAATCCACACTACATTGATCATATGAGACCCCAGACAGGCCTGGATGAAGAAGTATCTGAGTATGTAATGAAATGGAATGAGACGAAGAAGTTTCTGGAGAAGACAATTGATCTCCTTCAATTCATGCTTCCTCATTATAAGCGTGAAGGAAAAAGTCAGCTTGTGATTGCAATCGGATGCACGGGCGGTCAACACCGTTCAGTGGCGCTGACAGAAGAAATTGCACGTGCATTTGCCAAGGATTATCACACTCAGATTACGCACCGTGATATTCATAAAAAGCAGGGTGCTCCGAAAAAATGA
- a CDS encoding phosphate ABC transporter permease: MQQKEVTVRLKSGLQARPASMFVQEATKFSSDVYIEKENKKVNAKSIMGLMSLALSSGESFTLITDGADEEAAMQTLAAYVEEEK, translated from the coding sequence ATGCAGCAAAAAGAAGTAACAGTCAGGTTAAAAAGTGGATTGCAGGCACGTCCTGCATCCATGTTTGTTCAGGAAGCTACAAAGTTTTCTTCAGATGTCTACATTGAAAAAGAAAACAAAAAAGTAAACGCCAAAAGTATCATGGGCTTAATGAGCCTCGCGCTAAGTTCAGGGGAAAGCTTCACACTTATCACTGACGGTGCTGATGAAGAAGCAGCAATGCAAACGCTTGCGGCGTATGTGGAAGAAGAGAAGTAA
- a CDS encoding sporulation regulator WhiA: protein MSFASETKKELTQIEANDCCSKAELSALIRMNGSLSFSNRVLIVNIQTENAAIARRIYTLIKRNYSVQVELLVRKKMRLKKNNVYIVRIAEQARDILENLNILGEGFQLNHEVTPALIGKKCCQRAYLRGAFLAGGSVNNPETSSYHLEIFTMYEEHNDSLANLMNQFDLNSKTIERKKGFITYLKEAEKITEFFSLIGAHQALLRFEDVRIVRDMRNSVNRLVNCETANLNKTIGAALRQVENIRFIERTAGLGILPDKLREIAELRVAYQDVTLKELGEMVSGGAVSKSGINHRLRKIDQIAEKLRKGEMVGN, encoded by the coding sequence ATGTCGTTTGCGTCAGAAACGAAAAAAGAACTCACCCAGATAGAAGCAAATGATTGCTGCTCAAAAGCAGAATTGTCTGCGCTGATCCGGATGAATGGATCACTGTCTTTTTCAAACAGGGTGCTGATTGTAAATATCCAGACAGAGAATGCGGCAATCGCCCGCAGAATTTATACATTGATTAAAAGGAATTACAGCGTACAGGTAGAACTACTCGTGCGAAAAAAGATGAGATTAAAGAAAAATAACGTCTATATCGTCAGAATCGCTGAACAGGCACGTGATATTTTAGAGAACCTCAACATTTTAGGTGAAGGCTTTCAGCTGAATCACGAAGTCACACCTGCCTTAATCGGTAAAAAGTGCTGTCAGCGTGCATATCTGAGAGGTGCATTCCTTGCAGGCGGGTCAGTCAATAACCCTGAAACCTCATCATACCACCTCGAGATCTTCACAATGTATGAAGAACATAACGACTCTCTTGCTAATCTGATGAACCAGTTCGATCTGAACAGCAAGACGATTGAGCGCAAGAAGGGCTTTATCACCTATTTAAAAGAAGCTGAGAAAATCACTGAGTTTTTCAGTCTGATTGGTGCACACCAGGCACTTCTCCGCTTTGAAGACGTACGGATTGTCAGAGATATGAGAAACTCGGTCAACCGCCTCGTCAATTGTGAAACCGCTAATCTTAACAAAACAATCGGAGCCGCACTCAGACAAGTGGAAAACATCCGCTTTATCGAAAGAACTGCGGGTCTTGGTATTCTGCCTGATAAGCTCAGAGAAATCGCTGAACTGAGAGTTGCCTATCAGGACGTTACGTTAAAAGAACTTGGCGAAATGGTCTCCGGCGGCGCTGTCAGCAAGTCCGGAATCAATCACCGCTTAAGAAAAATCGATCAGATTGCTGAAAAATTACGCAAGGGTGAAATGGTAGGAAACTAA
- a CDS encoding ATP-dependent Clp protease proteolytic subunit: MNLIPTVIEQTNRGERAYDIYSRLLKDRIVMLGSAIDDNVANSIVSQLLFLEADNPDKDIYLYINSPGGSITAGMAIYDTMQFIKPKVHTICIGMAASMGAFLLAAGEKGHRYALPNAEVMIHQPLGGAQGQATEIDIAAKRILFLREKLNKILAERTGQDFETIAKDTDRDNFMTAERALEYGLVDQIMDRNKLAEDGK, translated from the coding sequence ATGAATTTAATTCCTACAGTTATTGAACAGACTAACCGCGGTGAGCGTGCGTATGACATTTACTCACGTCTCTTGAAAGACCGTATTGTTATGCTTGGAAGCGCAATTGACGATAACGTTGCTAACTCAATCGTATCTCAGCTGCTATTCCTTGAAGCAGATAATCCGGACAAGGATATCTATCTATACATCAACAGCCCGGGCGGAAGCATCACAGCGGGTATGGCAATCTATGATACGATGCAGTTCATTAAGCCAAAGGTACACACAATCTGTATCGGTATGGCTGCATCAATGGGTGCGTTCCTGCTTGCTGCAGGTGAAAAAGGCCACCGCTACGCACTGCCAAACGCAGAAGTGATGATTCACCAGCCACTTGGCGGCGCACAGGGTCAGGCAACTGAAATTGACATCGCTGCAAAACGCATCCTGTTCCTTCGCGAAAAGCTGAACAAGATTCTTGCTGAACGTACTGGACAGGACTTCGAAACAATTGCAAAAGATACTGACCGCGATAACTTCATGACAGCTGAACGCGCACTTGAGTATGGTCTTGTAGATCAGATCATGGACCGCAATAAGCTTGCTGAAGACGGTAAGTAA